TGACACAGGGACAGCGCCGGCAAAGCCGGCCGCTCGATGTTCAGCCGGTAGCGGAACAGATTGGCCACCAGGTTGGCGATGGAACATAGCGGCCCGCTGCCAACCACCATCAGGCGCCCGCCCCGGTTGAAGATTTCCGCCACCTGGCCGGCAAAAGTCACCAGCTCATTGGCCTGCATGAGAAAGGTTTCTTCCAGAACCGCGGTGTGCTCCCGCAGCGATTTACTGATTTTATCCTGTAGCATCATATCGTGTGCCCTTGCCTGCGAATTTCGAAGAATGATAGGGTGGGCCATGCAGCGTGTCAAGGACAAGCTGTAGACAGCCTGCGAAGAACAAGACTCTTGCTTTTTTCTTAGGCTCTTCTATGATGGGATAGTTCAAGGTACTTTACTTAGGGTGATTCGTTAACTTTTAATTTAAAGGAGAGCATATCGATGGCAAGCGACAAGATTGTACATCTTTCCGATAACAGTTTCGATGCCGATGTCCTGAAATCCTCCGAACCGGTACTGGTTGACTTCTGGGCCTCCTGGTGCGGCCCCTGCAAGGCGATTGCTCCGGCAATCGACGAACTGGCCGAACAGTTCGACGGACAGGTCAAAATCGGCAAGATCAACGTCGATGAAAACCCCGCAACTCCCAGCAATTACGGTGTGCGCGGCATTCCGACGCTGATTCTGTTCAAAGACGGCCAGGTCGTCGACCAGGTCGTCGGCGCTGTGCCCAAAGGGCAGCTCGAAGCCCTGATCAAAAAGGCCCTCTGAGTCCGGGCCGGCCAACCGCCGAATAAAAAGACCGATGTGCTGCATCGGTCTTTTTTTGTTCATAAAGCTTTTGTCGGCACTCCGTCAGCGTTTCCCTGCCCTGAAAGCGCGTTATTGCCCCTTCAAAGTTGTTCCGGATAGGCCGCCTTGAGCAACCGAAACAGTTCCCGGAAGGCGCGCTTATCCTTATGTAGCCGCGCACTTTCCGCCAGCCGCCGAATCTTGCCGAGATCGGCAGCGGGCATTTTCCGGCGAATCTCTTCCAGCGCGGCATCGAAACCCTCCGGATCGCAGAGGCGCTCACGCAACGCCTCCAGTTGATGAAAATCGGCAGCGGCTTGTTGCCGGCCATGCTGGATATCCGCAAGAAACGCTTCCGCAACCTGCACGCTGTCTTCGTCCCGCCGGAACATGCCGGCCAGATGTTTAAGTTGCCGCTTACGGGCGCCAAAGGCTTTGATGCGGCGCGTCTCTTCGATAGCCTGCAGAATTTCGCCGGTAAGGGGCAAACGACGGAAATCCGCGTCCCCCAGTTCGACCAGATGCGCGGCCATGTCTTCCACGGCCTTGGCGGCACGTTTCTTGGCACTGCGGCTGGGCTGCCGTTCCTGTACAATATCGTCCATCAGAATACCTTATGGCTGTCGAGAAGAAAAGTAACCGGGCCATCGTTTACCAGGTGCACCTGCATCATGGCTTGAAAACGTCCGGTGGCCACCGTCAGCCCGCGCTGTCGCAGCTGTTCGATGTAGTCCAGATACAGGCTATTGGCCGTGTCGGCGGCGGCGGCGCGGGAAAATCCGGGGCGGCGCCCCTTGCGGCAATCGGCCGCGAGGGTAAATTGGGAGACCACCAGCAATTGCCCGCCGATATCCTCCACCGAACGGTTCATCTTTCCCTCGGCGTCCTCAAACACCCGCAATTCGGCAGTTTTTTTGGCCAGTTGCGCGGCATCCTGAGGCCCGTCCCCCTGTTCCACGCCGAGCAGCACCATCAGCCCCGGGCCGATCGCACCGACGATCTCCTCGTCGACGCTGACATGGGCCTGCGTTACCCGTTGCAGCACCGCCCTCACGCGCGCTGCTCCGCCAGTTGCCGCAACAGGGCCAACTCTTTCAGATGAAAGCAGTTGTGATCCCCGGGTGCGGTTTCGAGAATCTTGGGAACGCTCTCGAACCGGACATCCTGCATCAAGGCGGCAAAAGCCTCCAAAGCGATGCACCCCTCGCCGATATGGGCATGCCGGTCGACTCGGGAGCCTTGCTCCTTTTTGGAATCGTTAAGGTGAAAAGCGGCGATGCGCCCGGTACCGAAAAGATGCTCGCATTCCTCCATCACTTTTTGATACCCGTTTGCCGAGCTCAGATCGTAACCGGCGGCAAACGCATGGCAGGTGTCGAAACAGACGCCGAAACGCCCTTCGGGAACCCGCTCCATGATGGCGGCCAGGTGCTCCAGGCGATAGCCCAGATAGCTGCCCTGACCGGCGGTATTTTCCAGCAGTACCGTAACCTGCGGCGGCGCCGCCGCGAAGATGCTGCGAAACGCTTCGGCAATGCGCTGCAGACCGATATCTTCGCCGGCATCGAGATGGGCGCCGGGGTGCATGACCAAGCCACCGATCCCCAGGGCGGCACAACGCTCCATTTCATCGACAAATGCGGCCAGGGAGCGATGGCGTTTTTCGCCGTCGGCTGCCGCCAGATTGATAAGATAGCTGTCATGGGCGATGACCGAGGCTACGTTGCAGTTTTCCCGGGCCGCGGCGAAGGCCTTTATCTCCTTGTCGGGCAAGGGCTTGGCCTGCCACCGGTTGGCATTTTTGGTAAAGATCTGCATGGCGGTGGCACCGATCTCCTGTGCCCGCGAAAAAGCGCGACTGACCCCGCCGGCGATGGATACATGGGCTCCAAGCAGCATACTCACTCTCCTCCCACCGTCGCGCAGCCACCGATGGCTGCCCAATTCGCCAGCACCTCGGGCAATTGCACCACTTCGGCCAACTGCCGGTCGACAAAGGGCTCGACGGCTGCGTTGCCTACCAGAATGGTGGTCATCCCCAGCGCCTTGGCCGGCTTGAGATTGGCAACGCTGTCTTCCACCATAACGCACTGGCTGCCGGTCAAGCCAAGATGCTCAAGCACTCTGTGATACGGCTGGACATAGGGTTTTGGCATATAATCGGCCACCCGGATATCGAATACCTGGTCGAACAGATCGGCGATCCCCAGAGCGCCGAGCACCCGGTCGGTATGCGCGCGACTGCTGTTGGTAAAAATCACCTTGGGCTGCGCCAGGGAAACCAGCGCCTGTCGCAGTTCGGGTTCGGCCTGCAAACGGCTGGCGACATCCACGTCGTGCACATAGTGCAGATAGTCCTCGGGGTCGACATGGTGATGGCGCATGAGACCCTGCATGGTGACGCCGTAATCCTGCCAGTACCGGCGGCGTAAAGTATCGACCTCGTCCAGGGGGATACCCACCACCTCGTGCATGTAGCTGTTGATCCGCTTGTCGATGAGCCCGAACAGATTGCAGCGGGGCGGATAGAGGGTATTGTCAAGATCGAACAGGATGCATTCCATAACGCTTCGTGTATCCTCGTGGTTAGTCTATCAGCCCAAGCGCGGCGCGGATGCTGCGAATCGCCTGGACATACCGATCATCGGACAGCAGGCAATCTTCGTGGGGCTCGCTCCAGATGGGGCGCGGCCACAGCGGATCGGTGGTCTGGCGCGGCACCAGGTGCCAGTGCATATGGGGCACCATATTACCGAGCAGCTCGTAATTCATCTTGGCCGGATTATAAACGGATGCCAGGGCTGCCGCCATGCGGCTGACCTCTTCCATGACCGCCTGCCGAACGGCCGGCTGCAGGTGAAACAGCTCGGTCACATGCCGCTTGGTAAACAGCAGGGTATAACCCGGGAAGAACTGATCGCCGTTGAGCATGGCGTAGCAGTGCTCGAACTCGGCGATCCGCAACTGCGGCTGATCCTGCCAGCGTGTACACATGGGACAATTCATTGGGGATCGAAAACCCCCTCGAAAACCTGCACCGCCGGGCCGGTCATATAGACGCTGCCATCTTCGGCCCATTCCATCTCCAGATCGCCGCCCAGCAGATGATTGAGCAAACGGCGCTCGGTACGCTCGTTCAGAACGCAAGCGACGGTGACCGCCGAGGAACCGGTACCGCAGGCCAAGGTCTCGCCGGCGCCGCGTTCCCAGGTGCGTTGCTTGATTTCCGTGGTCGAGACGATTTCGATGAACTCGACGTTGGTGCGATTGGGAAACATGGGATCGTTTTCGATGATCGGGCCGTATTTGGCGACCGGGAATTCATCCACATTATCCACAAAAATGATGCAATGGGGATTGCCCATGGAAACGCAGGTGATATGAAAGGTGCGGTCGAGAACTTTCAGCTCCGCATTGATGACCTGCTCTTCGGGACTGCCGGTCATGGGAATTTCACCACGCGTCAACCGCGGCTTGCCCATATTGACCCGCACCCGCTCGACCTTATCGCGGTCGTTGGTAAACAGCTGCAGGGTAAGAATACCTGCGCCGGTCTCCGCGGTGATTTCTTTCTTTTCCACCAGGCCGTGGTCATAAGCGTATTTGGCAACGCAACGGATACCGTTGCCGCACATCTCCGATTCGCTGCCATCAGAGTTGAACATGCGCATGCGCACATCGGCGACTTCGGAGGGAAGAATCAGAATCAGACCATCCGAACCGATACCGAAGTTGCGATTGCTGACCTTGCGAGCCATTTCTGCGGGGTCATCGATGGTTTGCTCGAAGCAGTTGACGTAAACGTAGTCATTGCCGGCTCCGTGCATTTTTGCAAATTTCATGGCAAAAGCCTTTCTCTCTTATCTATGATCAAATTAACCGGAACCGGAATTATAGAAAAATCCGACTTTTACCACAAGGCCCATCTCGATTGACCAAAGCTGTCGCCTAACGTATGATGATGACACATTTATTCACAAAGGAGAGCCTTTTGCATGGCATATAATTTGAAAACCAAGATCTGGCAGACCGGCGCTCTGGAGTGGTGGGGAATGATTGACGGCGAGGATGTCTATCTTGGCAGCCGGGAATTTCCCCTGCCTCCCGAAGAGGGCGACCGTTGGGTTGCACGTGCCACCGGCGAGGCTTTTTGTATTGTGGATGGCGAAATCAGGCGCTCCTGCGCGGAGACCGACACGGAGTCCTGTCCATGAAAGTGGGAAACCTGGAAATTGTGCAGATTCCGGCCGGGGAGATGAAAAACTTCTCCTACCTGCTGTACTGCCCCGTCAGCCGTCAGGGCCTGGCCGTCGATCCGTCGCTGGAACCCCAGCGACTGCTCGATGCTATCGAAGCACACAACGTCAAACTGACCTGGCTGGTCAACACCCATGGACACCGCGACCACGTGGCCGGCAACGGCCTGATCCTGGAGGCCACCGGCGCTGCGCTGGCAGCGCATCCGCTGGCCTTGCCGAAGCTGGATCGGTCTCTTGCGGATGGGGACGTGCTTACGGTGGGCGATACGGCGGTAGAAATCGTGCACACTCCGGGTCATACGCCGGCGGATATCACCCTGCACCTGCCTGGCGCACTGTTGACCGGGGACACCCTGTTTGTGACCAAGGTCGGCCGGGCCGACATGGCGGGCAGCGATCCGGCGGCCCTGTATGCCAGTTTACGGCGGCTGGCCGCTTTTCCCGGAGAGACCCTGGTCTTTCCGGGACACGACTATGGGCCCCAGCCCCATTCCACCATAGCGTTTGAACGGCAGCACAATCCTTACCTGCGCTGCCCCGACCTGGAGAGTTTTCTGGCTTTACGCATGGGTTAATTCGATTTGACGGGGATTCCCTGTCTTGGATGCGCATGGTATCGGAGGAGGCATGACAGTCCGGTAATTAACCGCCTGTCGTGGTGATTTTTATGGCAAGCAACCTGCTGAAGCTGCTGGTACGCACCGGTATGCTTCCCAAAAATATGGCCGCCAAGGTGCAGGCACATGCCAGGCATGCCGGAATCGCCGCCAGTACCAGCACGCTCATCCTGATCCCCCTGGGTGAAGACCGCCTTGCGCAGCTGCTCAGCAGACAGCTCGACCTTCCCTGCTTCGAACCCCGCCAGCTACAAAACCTGCCGCCTGTTATGCGTGAATTCCTGTCCATGGAGCAAGCGCTGAAATTTCGGGCCTTACCGATACGACTGGGACAGCAGGGACTGGTCGTCGCCATGGCCGACCCGAGCGACCGGGAAAACATGCAGGCGCTGGCCAGCCTGATCGGTTATCCGCTGGCCCCCCTGGTGGCGCCTGAATGCCGGCTGATACAAGCCATCGAACGCTGCTACGACCGGCAGCTGCCCGATCGGGAGCAGTTGTTGTTGGAAAAGATGCGGCCTGCAGCCGCTATGTTCGGCCCGCCCGTGGAAGAGGACATCGACGAAGCCATGTTGGAAGAGGCGGAGGTGATCGACGACGAGATCCCGCCGAAAACCGCGATAACCCTCGCCGAATTGAGTGAAAAACTGGCTGCGGCTCGCTGCCGTGATGACGTGGCGGACACGCTTATCGACCACCTGTCCGGACAATTCGATCGCATGGGACTGTTTCTGTTGAAGAATGGAGAATTACGCGGCTGGCGGGCTCTGGTCGGGCATCGGTTACACCCCGAATTTCACAATGTTAAAATCACGGTGACAGGCAGCAACCTGCTGCATGCGGTGCTGTCGGAGCAAAACCCGTTTCTTGGCCGTGTACCCGAACCGCGGTTGTTGAAACAGCTGGTTAACGCCTTGGGTGCCTCCTGCGAAAAAGCCATCATGCTGCCATTGATTCTGGCCGGGCGATCGGTAGGCATGCTGTTCGCGGAAGAGGCCGGTCAAACCGGCAGCGAACGGGTGACGGAGCTGCAGAATCTGTTGGCCAAGACCGCCTGCGCTTTGGAGATCCTCATTCTGCGCAACAAGCTCACCCGGCCATAACCGCCGGACTTACGCAAAATCCCAACCAGTCCTTACTCGTCCCCCTGAAACAACACACCGTCTTCGGCAGCAACCACTATACTGCCTGCCAAACGGTCGTTCCATCCTCGCCCTTCGCGGTTCAGCAGCATGCTGCAGAAACCCAGCCCCCCCGGCAACAAGCAGATCAACCCGCCGACGGTGCGCAAAAAGGCCTGGGAAAGCTGCAAGGGTTCGCCGCTGATATCGACAACCAGCAGTTTGCCGGCCATTTTGCCCGGCGTCTGGCCGCCGAGATAATGAAACAGGGTGAAATAACCGAAGGACAATCCGAAAAACACCAGGAAATAGGGCCCGACCTGATCGGCTAATTGCTGTGGTTGCGGCCACTCGAAAACGCCCGTCCCGCGCCGCAGATATTCCCCCGCCATGACAAACAGGGCAAGGAGCAGGGCCAACAACCCCGTATCGAGCACAAACGCCAGCATCCGAGCGGCTACCGATGCCTTCTTCATATCGTTTTCGAAGGGCAGTTCGGTCTGTTGCAGATCGTCGAACGGGGGAAAATCGCCACCCACCGAAGCAGAACCGAAATCGTCCCCGAGGGGGTCCGCCAGGTCTGCCTCCGAAAGAGGCTCCGGCACGGCCCGACGCCAGGAGGGCTCTTCTCCATCGAGCAGCCAGGCATCGAGATCCGCATCATCCTCGAAGTCTAAATCGTTGGTGGAAAAATCGGAGGCCTCTTCGACCGTCGCCATATCCTCAAAGCTTTTCTCGGACCGCTGCTCCGCTGCGTAAACCGGCACGGCTTCAGGCTCCGGATCAGCAGATCCGGCAGGTTCGATGGTATCATCGGCCAGCTTCGGCAAAGACTCTTCTTCAGACAGAACGGGTTCGGCCAGCTCGTCACCCAGGTCGAACGAGTCGACAGTCACCCCCTCCGCACTCCAGTCCATATCCGGATCCAGGGTTTCCGCAAGCTCCGGATCCACGGTGTTTATGTCCTCGATGTACTCGGACAATGCCGTGTCCGTCTCTTCATCCGGCAGGCTGGCCAGATTGGCGGCGGTCGAGATGTCTTTTTCGTCCGGCAACAGGGTTTCAAACGGGTCTTCGGGCATGGGCGGCGCCGCCGCCGGATGGCTGTCAATCGTTTCAGGCAGGACAGGGTCGCCAAGGCGGAATTTGTCACGTATCTGGGACAGATCCCGACCACATTTCTTACAGGTGGCCAGGTAGTTAAAACTCTGAAAACCGCACTTGGGACACTTCATATCAACTCCTCCACATGGGCTCCATCGGAACCTTCAAACTCTGCCAGCCAGGTCGCCATAACGGTATTGCAGTATGGTTGCAGCAGCGAATCCGGCGGTCTCGCTGCGCAAAATACGCGGACCGAACAAGACCGGGACAAACCCGTGCTGTCTGGCCGTCTCGGCTTCTTCCCGGGAAAATCCGCCTTCCGGTCCGATCAGGACGGCTGCTCCGGCCGGAATCCGCTCCGGCAGCACCGCATCCAGGGGTTGGCTGCCTTCTTCCCACAGCATCAGACGCAGTTCGCTCCGACATTGGCCAAGGGCCTCATCCAGCGGGCGGATCGCAGCCAGGGACGGCAACAGCGGCCGCCGGCATTGACGCGCCGCTTCACGAATGATGCGCAGCCAGCGTTGATGCCGTTGTGTCTCGCGCTCGGGTTTAAGTCTTGGAACGCTGCGACTGGTCTGCAGCGGGGTGAACCCTGTAATGCCCAATTCGGTGCCCTTTTGCAGCACCAGCTCCATTTTGTCAGCCTTGGGCAGGGCCTGCATAAGCTCCACGGGAAAAGCCGTCTCCTGCTGAGTGCAACGGCTCAGCACCATGGCCGAACCGGATTTGCGGTCCAGATGATCGATGCGGCAATGACAGAGATTACCGAGGCCGTCAAGCAACAGAATTTCCGCTCCCCTGGCAAGGCGCAGTACCGCCATGTGCCGCAGAATCTCATCGGTCAAAGCGATGTGATCGTGCCGCAAGACATCCGGAGCGATAAAAAAGCGGTGCATTCAGGCTTCCTTGATATAGCACAGACAAGACCATTCGTCCTGCCGGCGAATATCGGGCCCCGTCAATCCGCGGCCGGCGAAAGCGTCTATAACCAGTTGTTCTTTTTCGTTCAGAATGCCGGACAGGATCAACACGCCGCCGGGCGCCAGCCGATGCACCAGTTCGGGGGCCAGCCGCGCATTTTCCTCGGCCAGGATATTGGCCAGCACAACATCAAAATCCCCCCCCAGTGTTTCCAGCGGATCCAGGGTCACGGCGATCTGCTCGATCACACCGTTTTGCCGGGCATTGTCCAGCGCTACCTGGCACGCCGTTTCGTCGATATCGCAGCCCAACACCTGGCCAGCCCCGAGCAGCGCAGCCGCCACCGCCAGAATACCGGAACCGGTACCCACATCGAGAACCCGCTGCGGGCCCGGTGGGGTTTCATACAACTCGGCAAGAGCTTCGAGGCACAGACGGGTGGTGGCATGGCTGCCCGTTCCGAAGGCCATGCCGGGATCGAGGGTCAGAACGGCGTCCTGAGGATCGGGACTGAAGGCCTCCCAGGTCGGGCGGATGACCAGACGCGAACCGATACGCTGAATGCCAAAATGCTGCTTCCAGTTCTCCGCCCAATCTTCGGCGCGTACCCGGCTGATTTCCGGCGTAACCACCTCCAGGCCGGGGATCAGGGGCGCAAGCCAGGCCAAGCGCTCGGCAACCTGCCGTGCAAGTTGCTCCGGTTCGATCTCCGGAGGGAAATACACCTTCAGGATGAGGGTTTCCGGAATATCGGCATCCGGGTCGGGGACCACGAAAGTATCCAGGGCACGCTCTTCCACGGTAATGCCGGCAGAACCCAGTTCGGTCATTTCATGACACACCAGATCGATACCGGCGGCCGGTACGATAATATTGATTTGCAACCAGAATTCATTCATGCGCTCTGTTTACCAAAGGACTGGGGGGGAAGGCAATAAAATACTTGACAAAAACCTTGTTAGTAGAGTGTAATCCCGCCAACGCTTAATGAGCATTATACCTTTAATGGTAGTTTCGTCCCAGATTGTATATCCAGCAACGCGTGCCGCTCATACCCGGAACTGTGCACTATAAAGACTTGTGCATTTGGTACAATGAAATACTTGCGGGATCGTATTTTGTTGCTACCATTTTAATGTAAAATTCATGAAGTGAATCCGGGCACATTTTATTGTACGTTGGCCAGCCACGCAGCGGAATCCAACAGGGGGACATGGTCCTGCCCGGCCAGTCCCGGCTGGCATCAAGCCCCGGTGAGGGTCTCGACAACCACGGAACCTCAAAAACTCACCGGGCAACGAGCCGTACGCTGGGCCAGGCCCCGCGAAGAGGGGGGCGAGGCGGGGATACAGTTAAACCCTTTACCGGAAACAGTGCGAATCAAAGACCTGACCGTTTCCACCGCAGGCAGAAAGGAAGCGACTATGCGTGTACTCGTGGTAGAAGACGAAAAAAAAGTAGCCAGCTTTATCAAACGGGGTCTGGAAGAGGAAGACTTCACCGTAGATGTAGCCTTTGATGGTGAAGAGGGGCTCTACCTGGCTGAAAATAATCCTTACGATATCATCCTGATGGACCTCATGCTGCCCAAGAAAGACGGCCTTGAAGTCATCAAGGAATTGCGAACCAAGGACGTAACCACTCCGGTATTGTGCCTGACCGCCAAGGACGCTGTTGAAGATATCGTCTCCGGCCTCGATTCGGGCAGCGACGACTATCTGACCAAGCCCTTTGCCTTCAGCGAACTGCTGGCTCGCGTCAAAGCCCTGCTGCGGCGCAGCGCCAAGGATCGTGGTGCGGAGATCTATTTTGCCGACCTGCGCCTTGACCCTGTTTCGCACAAGGTCTGGCGATCCGATCAGGAGATCGATCTGACAGCCAAGGAATACGCTTTGCTCGAATACTTCATGCGCAATCCCAATCAGGTGCTCACCCGGGCCATGATCGCCGAGCACGTATGGGACTACACCTTCGATTCTTTCACCAATATCATCGATGTGTATGTCAATTACCTGCGCAAGAAAGTCGACCGGGATTTCGACAAAAAGCTTATTCACACCGTGCGCGGCGTGGGGTACGTCCTCAAGGAGGGCTGATTGTTTTTTCACTCCCTGCGATTCCGGCTTACCGCCTGGTATACCCTGACCATCGTCGTGGTACTGGCGGTAAGCGGCTGCATCTGGTACCAGCAGCTGTCCACCAGCCTGCTGGAGCAAACCGACCGCCGCCTGATGAAACTGACCGAAGAAAGCCCTGCGTTACTGCAGGGCTTTTCCGGACCGGATCGCTGCCGCGCATTTTCCAAGTTCGTGCGCCGCCATCGCCAGGGCAATTTTTATCGCCTGGTCGATGCTGCCGGCCAACCGCTGTGCAGCGAAGTCAACAGTATCGGAAACGCCCCGGACATCGACCTCCGCACCCTGGAGGCCGCCGCTGAAAAGGGGCTGGTGATACAGAGCTCCAGGCTCAAGAATGGCCCCTATCCCATGCGGTTTCTGACCATGGCCATGGAACTCAAGAATGGCGAGGTCATTTTTCTGCAGGTCGGCACCGGCTTGGGGATGGTTCGGGAACCGCTACGGGAACTGCGCACGCTGTTGCTGATATTCAGCCCCATAGCTTTACTGGCCGTATCCATTCTCGGCTGGTTTCTGGCCGGCCGTACCCTGGCGCCGGTCGAAAACCTGACCCGGGCCATGCGCCGCATCAATGTGGAAAATCTCTCGCAGCGCCTGCCGCTTCGCTCCTCCGGCGATGAGTTGGCCCGCCTGGTCGACACCTTCAACTCCATGCTGGGACGCCTGGAAGAATCCTTCCGCAAAATCAAGCAGTTTTCCGGCGACGCCTCCCACGAGCTGCGTACTCCCCTGACCATCCTCAAGGGCGAAACCGAAGTCGCCCTGCGCTGGGCCAAAACCCCTGAAGAATTCCGCAAAATGCTCATATCCGGCATGGAAGAAATCGACCGGATGAGCCGCATCATCGACGACCTGCTGCTGCTGGCCAAAAGCGAAGGGGGGCAGAAACCGCTGACCATCAAGGAAATGAGCCTCAGCGACCTGTTGCAGGAGCTGTATCTACAGGGCCGTTCCCTGGCTCAACCGAAATCCATCGAACTGGTACTGCATCCCAATGTTACCGAGGAGATCCGGATCCTGGCGGATAAAATGCGACTGCGCCAGGTATTTCTCAACCTGATCGCCAATGCCATCAATTACACCCCTGATGGCGGCCAGGTGGAAATCTCCTTGTCCGTGGACGGGGAACAGGATGAGGTCATCGTCAAGGTCAGCGATACGGGTATCGGCATCCCTGCGGAGCATCTGCCGCATATCTTCGATCGTTTTTACCGGGTCGACCGAGCCCGCAATCGGGAAGACGGCGGTACCGGCCTGGGACTGGCCATCGTCGACTCCTTCGTCAAGGCTCATGGAGGACGAGTCGAGGTTTTCTCGGTTCCCGAAAAGGGCACTACCTTTACCGTCTTTCTGCCACGCAAAGGACCGCAAACGCCCCCGGCGACCCCTTAGACCTGTGGCAATCAAAGCGATCGGCTGAGGCGAGACCGACATTTCGACCGGGCGGGACATATCCGCACCGGCATATGCCTTTCTGCACATTGACACACCCCCTCTGAATGATTACCTTTTCCGGCATGACCATGAATCTGGCGCGATTCATCGCACGGTGCCGGAGTCGCCGAATACCCTACGGAGGATAACCATGAAGCTCAAGTCTCGTATGCTGTTAAGTTGCCTGACGTTACTGCTGATCGCCGTCCCGGCTTTGGCGGTTCCCGACTTCGCTGACCTGGCGGTCCATCTCAAACCGTCGGTAGTCAACATCAGTACCTCCAAGACGGTACGCTCCCAGCGTCCCGTCTTTCCCGGGCAACCTTCCCCTTACGACGAATTCTTCGAGGATTTTTTCGATCGCTTTTTCCGAGGCCAACCGATGCCGCGTAAAGAACGCTCCCTCGGTTCCGGCTTTATCATTTCCGCCGATGGCTACATCCTGACCAACGATCACGTGGTGGACGGTGCCGACGTCATCAAGGT
This DNA window, taken from Syntrophotalea carbinolica DSM 2380, encodes the following:
- the trxA gene encoding thioredoxin TrxA yields the protein MASDKIVHLSDNSFDADVLKSSEPVLVDFWASWCGPCKAIAPAIDELAEQFDGQVKIGKINVDENPATPSNYGVRGIPTLILFKDGQVVDQVVGAVPKGQLEALIKKAL
- the yjgA gene encoding ribosome biogenesis factor YjgA gives rise to the protein MDDIVQERQPSRSAKKRAAKAVEDMAAHLVELGDADFRRLPLTGEILQAIEETRRIKAFGARKRQLKHLAGMFRRDEDSVQVAEAFLADIQHGRQQAAADFHQLEALRERLCDPEGFDAALEEIRRKMPAADLGKIRRLAESARLHKDKRAFRELFRLLKAAYPEQL
- the dtd gene encoding D-aminoacyl-tRNA deacylase, giving the protein MRAVLQRVTQAHVSVDEEIVGAIGPGLMVLLGVEQGDGPQDAAQLAKKTAELRVFEDAEGKMNRSVEDIGGQLLVVSQFTLAADCRKGRRPGFSRAAAADTANSLYLDYIEQLRQRGLTVATGRFQAMMQVHLVNDGPVTFLLDSHKVF
- a CDS encoding deoxyribonuclease IV, translated to MLLGAHVSIAGGVSRAFSRAQEIGATAMQIFTKNANRWQAKPLPDKEIKAFAAARENCNVASVIAHDSYLINLAAADGEKRHRSLAAFVDEMERCAALGIGGLVMHPGAHLDAGEDIGLQRIAEAFRSIFAAAPPQVTVLLENTAGQGSYLGYRLEHLAAIMERVPEGRFGVCFDTCHAFAAGYDLSSANGYQKVMEECEHLFGTGRIAAFHLNDSKKEQGSRVDRHAHIGEGCIALEAFAALMQDVRFESVPKILETAPGDHNCFHLKELALLRQLAEQRA
- a CDS encoding pyrimidine 5'-nucleotidase, translated to MECILFDLDNTLYPPRCNLFGLIDKRINSYMHEVVGIPLDEVDTLRRRYWQDYGVTMQGLMRHHHVDPEDYLHYVHDVDVASRLQAEPELRQALVSLAQPKVIFTNSSRAHTDRVLGALGIADLFDQVFDIRVADYMPKPYVQPYHRVLEHLGLTGSQCVMVEDSVANLKPAKALGMTTILVGNAAVEPFVDRQLAEVVQLPEVLANWAAIGGCATVGGE
- a CDS encoding HIT family protein, which translates into the protein MNCPMCTRWQDQPQLRIAEFEHCYAMLNGDQFFPGYTLLFTKRHVTELFHLQPAVRQAVMEEVSRMAAALASVYNPAKMNYELLGNMVPHMHWHLVPRQTTDPLWPRPIWSEPHEDCLLSDDRYVQAIRSIRAALGLID
- the dapF gene encoding diaminopimelate epimerase, which produces MKFAKMHGAGNDYVYVNCFEQTIDDPAEMARKVSNRNFGIGSDGLILILPSEVADVRMRMFNSDGSESEMCGNGIRCVAKYAYDHGLVEKKEITAETGAGILTLQLFTNDRDKVERVRVNMGKPRLTRGEIPMTGSPEEQVINAELKVLDRTFHITCVSMGNPHCIIFVDNVDEFPVAKYGPIIENDPMFPNRTNVEFIEIVSTTEIKQRTWERGAGETLACGTGSSAVTVACVLNERTERRLLNHLLGGDLEMEWAEDGSVYMTGPAVQVFEGVFDPQ
- a CDS encoding hydroxyacylglutathione hydrolase family protein, coding for MKVGNLEIVQIPAGEMKNFSYLLYCPVSRQGLAVDPSLEPQRLLDAIEAHNVKLTWLVNTHGHRDHVAGNGLILEATGAALAAHPLALPKLDRSLADGDVLTVGDTAVEIVHTPGHTPADITLHLPGALLTGDTLFVTKVGRADMAGSDPAALYASLRRLAAFPGETLVFPGHDYGPQPHSTIAFERQHNPYLRCPDLESFLALRMG
- a CDS encoding GspIIEN domain-containing protein; the encoded protein is MASNLLKLLVRTGMLPKNMAAKVQAHARHAGIAASTSTLILIPLGEDRLAQLLSRQLDLPCFEPRQLQNLPPVMREFLSMEQALKFRALPIRLGQQGLVVAMADPSDRENMQALASLIGYPLAPLVAPECRLIQAIERCYDRQLPDREQLLLEKMRPAAAMFGPPVEEDIDEAMLEEAEVIDDEIPPKTAITLAELSEKLAAARCRDDVADTLIDHLSGQFDRMGLFLLKNGELRGWRALVGHRLHPEFHNVKITVTGSNLLHAVLSEQNPFLGRVPEPRLLKQLVNALGASCEKAIMLPLILAGRSVGMLFAEEAGQTGSERVTELQNLLAKTACALEILILRNKLTRP
- a CDS encoding RDD family protein, whose product is MKCPKCGFQSFNYLATCKKCGRDLSQIRDKFRLGDPVLPETIDSHPAAAPPMPEDPFETLLPDEKDISTAANLASLPDEETDTALSEYIEDINTVDPELAETLDPDMDWSAEGVTVDSFDLGDELAEPVLSEEESLPKLADDTIEPAGSADPEPEAVPVYAAEQRSEKSFEDMATVEEASDFSTNDLDFEDDADLDAWLLDGEEPSWRRAVPEPLSEADLADPLGDDFGSASVGGDFPPFDDLQQTELPFENDMKKASVAARMLAFVLDTGLLALLLALFVMAGEYLRRGTGVFEWPQPQQLADQVGPYFLVFFGLSFGYFTLFHYLGGQTPGKMAGKLLVVDISGEPLQLSQAFLRTVGGLICLLPGGLGFCSMLLNREGRGWNDRLAGSIVVAAEDGVLFQGDE